The Pseudomonas eucalypticola genome has a window encoding:
- a CDS encoding dicarboxylate/amino acid:cation symporter, with protein sequence MKRILGKLYVQVLIAVVLGAVVGVVFPETGTALKPIGDGFIKLIKMLLAPVIFLTVVSGIARMENMKELGRVGVRALLYFEVVSTLALAIGLIVVDLVKPGAGMNVDPKALDTSSIATYTSQAPHHSFMDFILSIIPDTIVDAFAKGNVLQILLFSILLGVALANAGPRAKVFIDVVDSLMRGMFNIVNMVMRLAPLGAFGAIAFTIGTYGFGSMFSLGKLMACVYLTCAVFVVCVLGPICRYSGFSLWKFLRYIKEELFTVLGTSSSESVLPQMITKMERAGCSKSVAGMMIPAGLSFNPDGQAIYYTIAAIFIAQATNTPLTLTDQLIVLAVLMFTSKGSAGVSGSGFIILAATLASLGTIPVAGMVLLLGVDRFMSEARAITNTIGNGVGTLAIARWVGALDTAALDRALNGQQGPTDVPTADPQYYQGARSAR encoded by the coding sequence ATGAAACGCATACTCGGCAAGCTGTACGTACAAGTGCTGATCGCCGTGGTTCTCGGCGCCGTGGTCGGCGTGGTGTTCCCCGAGACCGGCACCGCACTCAAACCCATCGGTGACGGCTTCATCAAACTGATCAAGATGCTGCTGGCACCAGTGATTTTCCTCACCGTGGTCAGCGGTATCGCACGCATGGAAAACATGAAGGAACTGGGCCGCGTGGGCGTGCGTGCGCTGCTTTACTTCGAGGTGGTGTCGACCCTGGCGCTGGCCATCGGCCTGATCGTGGTGGACCTGGTCAAGCCCGGCGCCGGCATGAACGTCGACCCCAAGGCGCTGGATACCTCCAGCATCGCCACCTACACCAGCCAGGCACCGCACCATTCGTTCATGGATTTCATCCTCAGCATCATTCCCGACACCATCGTCGACGCATTCGCCAAGGGCAACGTCCTGCAGATCCTGCTGTTTTCCATCCTGCTGGGCGTTGCCCTGGCCAATGCCGGCCCGCGGGCGAAGGTGTTCATCGACGTGGTCGACAGCCTCATGCGGGGCATGTTCAACATCGTCAACATGGTGATGCGCCTGGCACCCTTGGGGGCTTTCGGGGCCATTGCCTTCACCATCGGGACCTACGGCTTCGGTTCGATGTTCTCCCTGGGCAAATTGATGGCGTGCGTCTACCTCACCTGCGCGGTGTTCGTGGTCTGCGTGCTGGGGCCGATCTGCCGCTACAGCGGCTTCAGCCTGTGGAAGTTCCTGCGCTACATCAAAGAAGAACTGTTCACGGTGCTGGGCACCAGTTCATCCGAGTCGGTGCTGCCGCAAATGATCACCAAGATGGAGCGGGCAGGGTGTTCCAAGTCGGTGGCAGGCATGATGATTCCCGCGGGCCTGAGCTTCAACCCGGACGGCCAGGCGATCTACTACACCATCGCGGCCATCTTCATTGCCCAGGCCACCAATACGCCGCTGACCCTGACCGACCAGTTGATCGTGCTGGCAGTGCTGATGTTCACGTCCAAGGGTTCCGCCGGGGTGAGCGGCTCGGGCTTCATCATTCTAGCCGCGACGCTGGCGTCGCTCGGTACCATTCCCGTCGCGGGCATGGTGCTGCTGCTGGGTGTCGACCGCTTCATGTCCGAGGCCCGGGCCATCACTAATACCATCGGCAACGGCGTGGGTACGCTGGCCATCGCCAGATGGGTGGGGGCCCTGGACACCGCTGCCCTCGACCGGGCGTTGAACGGGCAGCAGGGGCCGACCGACGTTCCTACGGCTGATCCGCAATATTATCAAGGTGCTCGAAGCGCTCGATGA
- a CDS encoding SMP-30/gluconolactonase/LRE family protein, with product MPLKRPLLLAISLLCPLAAVAKDTLPPTLPTQPDSRLMEVATSAHIWNGAAVTADGRTFVSLTQSEGPGMSLAEVGKDGQLHPYPDARWNTWNVAEPGQHFLHVNALRVGPDGKLWAVDAGNTGINTGAHAVQGAGKLVRIDLATNQVDKVYSLEGAVQKDNSYFDDVRFHGRLAYLTDPGAVRLVVLDLDSGKARTLLENHPLSIDHLPMYADGNKLFIPNGEEKRVGLDQLEVSPDGEYLYYQAIPGPLARIATRYVDDPALPPAQVAEHAEHWLDTWSTGGTAIDAAGNIYASDVNTRSVKRIAPDKTVTTVVADPRLVWVDALWIQDGYLYLPAAQINRTPATTGGKPSTVQYPVHLYKIRIDAKPSPLDHA from the coding sequence ATGCCGTTGAAAAGACCCCTGTTGCTCGCCATTTCGTTGCTGTGCCCCCTGGCCGCTGTCGCCAAGGACACCCTGCCTCCCACCCTGCCTACCCAGCCAGACAGCCGCCTGATGGAAGTGGCGACCTCGGCGCACATCTGGAATGGCGCCGCGGTCACCGCCGACGGTCGCACCTTCGTGTCGCTGACCCAGTCAGAGGGGCCGGGCATGTCGTTGGCCGAGGTCGGCAAGGATGGGCAGTTGCACCCCTACCCGGATGCCCGTTGGAACACCTGGAACGTGGCCGAACCGGGCCAGCACTTTCTGCATGTGAACGCCCTGCGCGTGGGGCCGGACGGCAAGTTGTGGGCGGTGGACGCGGGCAATACCGGCATCAATACTGGCGCCCATGCGGTGCAGGGCGCCGGCAAACTGGTGCGCATCGACCTGGCCACCAACCAGGTCGACAAGGTGTACAGCCTCGAAGGTGCGGTGCAGAAGGACAACAGCTACTTCGACGACGTGCGTTTCCATGGCCGCCTGGCCTACCTCACCGACCCGGGCGCCGTGCGCCTGGTGGTGCTGGACCTGGACAGCGGCAAGGCGCGCACGCTGCTTGAAAACCACCCGTTGTCCATCGACCACCTACCCATGTATGCCGATGGCAACAAGTTGTTCATTCCCAATGGCGAAGAAAAACGCGTGGGCCTGGACCAGCTGGAGGTATCGCCGGACGGCGAGTACCTGTATTACCAGGCCATTCCCGGACCGTTGGCGCGTATCGCCACCCGCTACGTCGATGATCCCGCGTTGCCCCCGGCGCAGGTGGCCGAGCATGCCGAGCATTGGCTCGACACCTGGAGCACGGGCGGCACCGCCATCGATGCCGCAGGCAATATCTACGCCTCGGACGTCAACACCCGCAGCGTCAAGCGTATCGCCCCGGACAAGACCGTGACCACGGTGGTAGCCGACCCGCGCCTGGTGTGGGTCGACGCCCTATGGATTCAGGACGGCTACCTGTACCTGCCGGCCGCGCAAATCAACCGCACCCCGGCGACCACGGGCGGCAAGCCGTCGACTGTGCAGTACCCGGTGCACCTGTACAAAATCCGCATCGACGCCAAGCCGTCGCCGCTGGACCACGCCTGA
- a CDS encoding DUF6021 family protein, with translation MTSDSKAPTDTSSGKDEDLGFDPDSPDVNDPATDPPHPPPIDNPAKDKAKDK, from the coding sequence ATGACTAGTGATTCCAAGGCACCCACCGACACCTCCAGCGGCAAGGACGAGGATCTGGGCTTTGATCCGGACTCGCCGGATGTCAACGACCCAGCGACCGACCCACCCCATCCACCACCCATCGATAACCCGGCCAAGGACAAGGCTAAGGACAAGTAG
- a CDS encoding LysR family transcriptional regulator — MSNTQDLGFFHLLAKQGSLVATARELGVTPPAVSKRLAALEARLGVRLVNRTTRSMSLTPEGELYYAHVARILAQVEEAEQLVSSTRASPKGLIRVNASLGFGRRHLGPALAAFYALYPEVEIQLEISDHPLDLATHGFDLGIRFGTLPDAAFHARKIASNRRLLCASPLYLDKHGTPRTLADLQRHQCIFIRQNEAPYGVWSFSNGGRTDNIKVHGALGSNDGEVALNWALEGHGLLLRAEWDIARYVRSGRLRLVMQDHTPTRADVYAVYPQQLHLSARVRSLIDFLIERFEHLDNIADQP; from the coding sequence ATGAGCAACACCCAGGATCTGGGTTTTTTCCACCTGCTGGCCAAACAGGGAAGCCTGGTCGCCACCGCCCGAGAGCTCGGCGTGACCCCGCCCGCCGTGAGCAAACGCCTGGCCGCGCTGGAGGCGAGGCTGGGCGTACGCCTGGTCAACCGCACCACCCGCTCCATGAGCCTGACCCCGGAGGGCGAACTGTACTACGCCCACGTCGCGCGAATTCTGGCGCAGGTCGAGGAAGCCGAACAATTGGTCAGCAGCACCCGCGCCAGCCCCAAGGGCCTGATCCGCGTCAACGCCTCGCTGGGCTTTGGCCGCCGCCATCTCGGGCCGGCGCTGGCCGCCTTTTATGCCCTGTACCCCGAGGTCGAAATCCAACTGGAGATCAGTGACCACCCCCTGGACCTGGCCACCCACGGTTTCGACCTGGGCATTCGCTTCGGCACCTTGCCGGACGCCGCCTTCCACGCCCGCAAGATTGCCTCCAACCGTCGCCTGCTGTGCGCCTCGCCGTTGTACCTGGACAAGCACGGCACACCCCGGACACTGGCCGACCTGCAACGCCACCAGTGCATCTTCATCCGCCAGAACGAAGCACCCTATGGGGTGTGGAGCTTCAGCAACGGCGGTCGCACCGACAACATCAAGGTCCATGGGGCGCTAGGCTCCAACGACGGGGAAGTGGCGTTGAACTGGGCGCTGGAGGGCCATGGCCTGCTGCTGCGCGCCGAGTGGGATATCGCCCGGTACGTGCGCAGTGGGCGGTTGCGCCTGGTGATGCAGGACCATACCCCTACCCGCGCGGATGTCTATGCCGTGTACCCTCAGCAACTGCACTTGTCCGCCCGGGTACGCAGCCTGATCGACTTCCTCATCGAGCGCTTCGAGCACCTTGATAATATTGCGGATCAGCCGTAG
- a CDS encoding alpha/beta fold hydrolase yields the protein MHSITTKDGTVIFYKDWGPKDATPVVFHHGWPLSADDWDNQMMFFLLKGYRVIAHDRRGHGRSSQTWTGNEMDTYTADVIELTDALDLKGAIHVGHSTGGGEVARYAARATPGRVAKAVLISAVPPIMVQSEKNPGGLPLEVFDGFRAALVASRAQFYLDVPTGPFYGFNRPGAKVSQGVIENWWRQGMMGGAKAHYDCIKAFSETDFTEDLKAIEVPTLVMHGEDDQIVPFADSAPLSAKLLKHGTLKTYPGFPHGMPTTHAETINADLLAFIQG from the coding sequence ATGCACTCGATCACGACCAAAGACGGTACCGTCATTTTCTACAAGGATTGGGGCCCGAAAGACGCCACCCCCGTGGTCTTTCACCACGGCTGGCCCCTGAGCGCAGACGATTGGGACAACCAGATGATGTTCTTCCTGCTGAAAGGATACCGGGTCATCGCCCACGACCGTCGCGGGCACGGGCGCTCCAGCCAAACCTGGACCGGCAACGAAATGGACACCTACACCGCGGACGTCATCGAGCTGACCGACGCGCTGGACCTCAAGGGCGCGATCCATGTCGGGCACTCCACCGGCGGCGGTGAAGTCGCGCGTTACGCTGCCCGTGCCACGCCAGGCCGGGTGGCCAAGGCAGTGCTCATCAGCGCTGTGCCGCCGATCATGGTGCAGTCCGAGAAAAACCCGGGCGGCTTGCCCCTGGAGGTGTTCGACGGTTTCCGCGCCGCGCTGGTCGCCAGCCGCGCCCAGTTCTACCTGGACGTCCCGACAGGGCCGTTTTATGGCTTCAACCGTCCGGGTGCCAAGGTCTCGCAAGGCGTGATCGAAAACTGGTGGCGCCAGGGCATGATGGGCGGGGCAAAGGCTCACTATGACTGCATCAAGGCTTTTTCGGAGACTGACTTTACCGAAGACCTGAAAGCCATCGAGGTACCCACCCTGGTCATGCACGGCGAGGATGACCAGATCGTGCCATTCGCGGATTCGGCGCCGCTATCGGCGAAATTGCTCAAGCATGGCACCCTCAAAACGTACCCGGGTTTTCCCCATGGGATGCCTACCACCCACGCCGAAACCATCAATGCAGACCTGCTGGCGTTTATCCAGGGCTGA
- a CDS encoding thiamine pyrophosphate-dependent dehydrogenase E1 component subunit alpha has product MSTSLSADQLLHAYRVMRTIRVFEERLHVEFATGEIPGFVHLYAGEEASAAGVMAHLGDTDFIASTHRGHGHCIAKGVDVYGMMAEIYGKKTGVCQGKGGSMHIADMEKGMLGANGIVGAGAPLAVGAALAAKLKGTDGVGVAFFGDGGSNEGAVFEAMNMASVWNLPCIFVAENNGYAEATASNWSVACDHIADRAAGFGMPGLTVDGFDFFAVHEAAGAAIARARAGEGPSLIEVKLTRYYGHFEGDAQTYRAPDEVKNFRERSDCLMQLRERSTRAGLVQASQLDQIDSEVDLLIENAVRKAKSDPKPTAADLLTDVYVAYP; this is encoded by the coding sequence ATGTCGACATCGCTGAGCGCTGATCAACTGCTGCACGCCTACCGGGTGATGCGCACCATCCGTGTGTTCGAAGAACGCCTGCACGTGGAGTTCGCCACGGGCGAGATCCCCGGTTTCGTCCACCTGTACGCCGGGGAAGAGGCGTCCGCGGCGGGCGTCATGGCCCACCTGGGCGACACCGACTTCATTGCCTCCACCCACCGCGGCCACGGCCATTGCATCGCCAAGGGCGTGGACGTGTACGGCATGATGGCCGAGATCTACGGCAAGAAAACCGGTGTGTGCCAGGGCAAGGGCGGCTCCATGCACATCGCCGACATGGAGAAGGGCATGCTCGGCGCCAATGGCATCGTCGGCGCCGGCGCGCCGCTGGCGGTGGGCGCGGCACTGGCGGCCAAGCTCAAGGGCACCGACGGTGTCGGCGTGGCGTTCTTCGGTGACGGTGGTTCCAATGAAGGGGCGGTGTTCGAGGCCATGAACATGGCGTCGGTGTGGAACCTGCCATGCATCTTCGTGGCCGAGAACAACGGCTACGCCGAGGCCACGGCATCGAACTGGTCGGTGGCGTGCGACCACATCGCCGACCGCGCTGCTGGCTTCGGCATGCCTGGGCTCACGGTGGACGGCTTCGATTTCTTCGCCGTGCACGAAGCCGCCGGCGCCGCCATCGCGCGTGCCAGGGCGGGGGAGGGGCCGTCTCTGATCGAGGTCAAGCTGACCCGCTACTACGGCCACTTCGAAGGCGACGCCCAGACCTATCGGGCCCCCGATGAGGTGAAAAACTTCCGTGAGCGCAGTGACTGCCTGATGCAGTTGCGCGAGCGCAGTACCCGTGCCGGCCTGGTCCAGGCCAGCCAGTTGGACCAGATCGACAGCGAAGTGGACCTGCTGATCGAGAACGCCGTGCGCAAGGCCAAGTCCGACCCCAAGCCCACCGCCGCCGATCTGCTCACCGACGTGTACGTCGCCTACCCCTGA
- a CDS encoding ATP-NAD kinase family protein: protein MPRQPLTVGIIANPASGRDLRRLTANAGLFSSTDKVSVIQRLLAAFGATGIERVLMPTDMTGIAAAVLKNSQGRQARQGHWPSLEFLDLALRQTVEDTRQAARWMAQRDVALIAVLGGDGTHKAVAAEVGDIPLLTLSTGTNNAFPELREATSAGLAGGLYASGRLPPELALRRNKRLVVRDAARGLEEIALVDVAVSSLPFMGARAISRGSDLAEVFVAFAEPQSIGLSALCGLWLPVARQAPQGAWMRLDPHAPQALLTPLAPGLLQGCGVLDAQLLQPGIAHGLCLPSGTLALDGEREIEFNAHDRPTVTLDACGPLSIDVPAALAHAAQQRLLAIGREHPLHPLMPQDTLGE, encoded by the coding sequence ATGCCGCGCCAGCCCCTGACCGTGGGTATCATCGCCAACCCGGCGTCCGGCCGTGACCTGCGCCGGCTGACCGCCAATGCCGGGCTGTTTTCCAGTACCGACAAGGTTTCGGTCATCCAGCGGCTGCTGGCCGCCTTCGGCGCCACGGGCATCGAGCGCGTGTTGATGCCCACCGACATGACCGGCATTGCCGCCGCCGTGTTGAAGAACAGCCAGGGCCGCCAGGCTCGCCAGGGGCACTGGCCGTCGTTGGAGTTCCTCGACCTGGCACTGCGCCAGACGGTCGAGGATACCCGCCAGGCCGCGCGCTGGATGGCCCAGCGTGACGTAGCACTGATTGCCGTGCTGGGGGGCGACGGTACCCACAAGGCGGTGGCCGCCGAAGTCGGCGATATCCCGCTGCTGACCCTGTCCACCGGCACCAACAACGCCTTCCCGGAGCTGCGCGAAGCCACCAGTGCCGGCCTTGCGGGCGGGCTGTATGCCAGCGGCCGGCTGCCGCCCGAACTGGCCTTGCGGCGCAACAAGCGCCTGGTGGTGCGTGATGCCGCGCGGGGCCTGGAGGAAATCGCCCTGGTGGACGTGGCCGTGTCGTCGCTGCCGTTCATGGGCGCGCGTGCCATCAGCCGCGGCAGTGACCTGGCCGAGGTCTTCGTGGCCTTCGCCGAACCCCAGTCCATCGGCCTGTCGGCCCTGTGTGGGTTGTGGTTGCCGGTTGCGCGCCAGGCACCCCAGGGCGCCTGGATGCGCCTGGACCCGCACGCGCCCCAGGCCCTGCTCACGCCGCTTGCCCCCGGTCTGTTGCAAGGCTGTGGCGTACTGGACGCGCAGTTGCTGCAGCCCGGCATTGCCCACGGCCTGTGCCTGCCCAGCGGCACATTGGCCCTGGATGGCGAGCGCGAAATCGAATTCAACGCCCATGACCGCCCCACGGTCACCCTCGATGCCTGCGGCCCGCTGAGCATCGATGTCCCGGCGGCCCTGGCCCATGCGGCGCAACAGCGCCTGCTGGCCATCGGCCGTGAACACCCGTTGCACCCCCTCATGCCTCAAGACACCCTTGGAGAATAA
- a CDS encoding sigma-54-dependent Fis family transcriptional regulator has translation MLSAHSKAHVDCVSRVLKNAAQLPQLPVPDLILDSWRRSMEQHHLDPGSLQGPRILSHNVLRECRERAELFLRIAGEAVARLHGRVRDADYCVLLTDAQGRTIDYKVDSAIANDCRKAGLYLGTCWSEGEEGTCGVAAVLTSGVPVTVHKRDHFRAAFIGLTCSAAPVYDPQGQLLGVLDVSAVRSPDERRSQHLIRQLVVQSAKDIEQAFFMNSAQGYWVLRAHHSPGYVDSQPDLLFAWDDDGCLQAMNPAARRYLLHRHGQVPGHISQVFDPALLRRASDQSLCQLHDLHARLSAPRRTTPRARASLAPVDIDPRIEQNLRLAVRVKDRHLPVLIQGETGAGKEVFARQVHEASQRSARPFVAVNCAAIPEGLIESELFGYRPGAFTGASSKGMQGLLQQADGGTLFLDEIGDMPLALQTRLLRVLAEGEVVPLGASQRKAVDIQVICATHRDLEALVALGSFREDLYFRLGGARFQLPPLRERTDRLTLIGRILQEESAGVQLSDAVLERLLGYRWPGNVRQLRHVLRYACAVCEGDQVLLEHLPEPLATGDSTQDQHAPTAASPERQALLDALIRHRWKPLPAARALGISRATLYRRVHQHGIEMPGRSAP, from the coding sequence ATGCTTTCCGCACACTCCAAGGCGCATGTGGATTGCGTCAGCCGTGTCCTTAAAAATGCTGCGCAGCTGCCGCAGTTGCCGGTCCCCGACCTGATTCTCGACTCGTGGCGCCGGTCCATGGAACAGCACCACCTGGACCCAGGCTCCTTGCAGGGCCCACGCATCCTTTCCCATAACGTGCTGCGCGAATGCCGTGAACGCGCCGAGCTGTTCCTGCGCATCGCCGGCGAGGCAGTGGCCCGCCTGCACGGCCGCGTGCGCGACGCCGACTACTGCGTGCTGCTCACCGATGCCCAAGGCCGTACCATCGACTACAAGGTGGACAGTGCCATTGCCAATGACTGCCGAAAGGCGGGGCTGTACTTGGGCACCTGCTGGTCGGAGGGCGAGGAAGGTACCTGTGGCGTGGCCGCGGTACTCACCAGCGGCGTGCCGGTGACCGTGCACAAGCGCGATCATTTCCGCGCCGCGTTCATTGGCCTGACCTGCTCGGCCGCGCCGGTCTACGACCCCCAGGGCCAACTGCTCGGGGTGCTGGACGTGTCGGCCGTGCGCTCGCCGGATGAGCGCCGCTCCCAGCACCTGATCCGCCAGCTGGTGGTACAGAGCGCCAAGGACATCGAGCAGGCGTTTTTCATGAACAGCGCCCAGGGCTATTGGGTATTGCGCGCCCATCACAGCCCAGGCTATGTCGACAGCCAGCCCGACCTGTTGTTCGCCTGGGACGATGACGGCTGCCTGCAGGCAATGAACCCGGCGGCGCGGCGCTACCTGCTGCACCGCCATGGCCAGGTGCCGGGGCATATCAGCCAGGTCTTCGACCCGGCCTTGCTGCGCCGGGCCAGCGACCAGTCGCTGTGCCAACTGCACGACCTGCATGCGCGCCTGAGCGCGCCCCGCCGTACGACCCCGCGCGCCCGTGCCAGCCTGGCTCCGGTAGACATCGACCCGCGCATCGAGCAGAACCTGCGCCTGGCCGTGCGGGTCAAGGACCGCCATCTTCCCGTGCTGATCCAGGGCGAGACCGGCGCAGGCAAGGAAGTGTTCGCCCGCCAGGTGCACGAAGCAAGCCAACGCAGCGCCCGCCCCTTCGTGGCGGTCAATTGCGCAGCGATCCCCGAAGGGCTGATCGAAAGCGAGCTGTTTGGCTACCGTCCCGGTGCCTTTACCGGCGCGTCGAGCAAAGGCATGCAGGGGCTGCTGCAACAGGCCGACGGCGGCACCCTGTTCCTCGACGAAATAGGTGACATGCCACTGGCTTTGCAAACCCGCCTGTTGCGGGTGCTGGCAGAAGGCGAAGTGGTACCGTTGGGCGCATCACAGCGCAAGGCCGTGGACATTCAAGTGATCTGCGCCACCCACCGCGACCTGGAAGCGCTGGTGGCGCTGGGCAGTTTTCGCGAGGACTTGTACTTTCGCCTGGGCGGCGCGCGGTTCCAGCTGCCACCCCTGCGCGAGCGCACTGATCGGCTGACCCTGATCGGGCGCATCCTGCAGGAGGAAAGCGCTGGCGTGCAGTTGAGCGACGCCGTGCTGGAGCGGCTGCTGGGGTACCGCTGGCCCGGCAACGTGCGACAACTGCGGCATGTACTGCGCTATGCCTGCGCGGTATGCGAGGGCGACCAGGTGTTGCTCGAGCACCTGCCCGAACCGCTGGCAACGGGGGACAGCACTCAGGACCAACACGCCCCGACTGCCGCCAGCCCTGAACGCCAGGCACTGCTGGACGCGCTGATTCGCCACCGCTGGAAGCCGCTGCCCGCCGCCAGGGCGCTGGGAATTTCGCGGGCTACGCTGTACCGGCGCGTGCATCAGCACGGGATTGAAATGCCGGGTCGAAGCGCGCCATAA
- a CDS encoding helix-turn-helix domain-containing protein translates to MFPSLELRRYERDSPDHHHDFAQVVLPVRGRMEIDVDGRGGYIDPSVAAFVSPGSTHSQSAHADSRFLVLDCAPSTLETLQTARMAKGIYVPISPATRRLIEFAELTGNQQLAVGAAQLAPLLLSSMGLDAAYISTPIEQLIARLRANPGAAWSNERMAKAANMSLSQLHQRFGQLFATSPQAWLTHLRIEQAQRWLQGTSLPIAEIALRTGFSDQAALTRAMQRVSATTPAAYRKMQQQPG, encoded by the coding sequence ATGTTTCCAAGCCTTGAACTGCGCCGCTACGAGCGAGACAGCCCTGACCACCACCATGACTTTGCTCAAGTGGTGCTGCCGGTTCGTGGCCGAATGGAAATCGACGTGGACGGTCGCGGTGGGTACATCGATCCGTCAGTGGCGGCATTCGTGTCGCCGGGCTCGACGCACTCGCAGAGCGCCCACGCCGATAGCCGGTTCCTGGTATTGGACTGTGCGCCGAGCACGTTGGAAACACTGCAGACAGCGCGCATGGCCAAGGGCATATACGTGCCGATCTCGCCTGCGACCCGGCGACTCATCGAATTCGCCGAGCTGACAGGTAATCAGCAACTGGCTGTCGGCGCTGCCCAGTTGGCCCCCCTGCTGCTGTCGTCCATGGGTTTGGATGCGGCATATATTTCGACCCCCATTGAACAGTTGATCGCCCGCCTGCGTGCCAATCCCGGCGCCGCCTGGAGCAACGAGCGCATGGCGAAAGCAGCCAACATGAGCTTGAGCCAACTCCACCAGCGATTTGGACAATTGTTCGCAACAAGCCCGCAGGCCTGGTTGACCCACCTGCGTATCGAGCAAGCGCAGCGATGGTTGCAGGGCACCTCTTTACCGATTGCCGAGATTGCCTTGCGTACCGGTTTTTCCGACCAGGCAGCGCTGACCCGCGCCATGCAACGTGTGAGCGCCACTACCCCCGCCGCTTACCGTAAAATGCAACAACAGCCTGGGTAA
- a CDS encoding tartrate dehydrogenase, with translation MNTYRIAAVPGDGIGVEVIAAGVEVLEALARRSGSFALDFKHFDWNSDNFVKHGHYIPDGGLEELKTFDSIFFGAVGALNVPDHVSLWGLRLPICQGFDQYANVRPARVLPGVKSPLHNGQDIDWVVIRENSEGEYSGNGGRVHRGLPEEVATEVSVFTRVGVERIHRFAFELARTRPRKQLTLVTKSNAQRHGMVLWDEVFHEVAKDFPDVRIDKELVDAVTTRMVLKPGTLDVIVATNLHADILSDLAAALSGSLGIAPTANLNPGKQFPSMFEPIHGSAFDITGKGVANPIATFWTAAMMLEHLGEVQAARQLMSAIEAVTEAGVHTPDLGGTATTRQVTDAVLDLLNR, from the coding sequence ATGAATACCTACAGAATTGCTGCGGTTCCGGGTGATGGCATTGGCGTGGAAGTGATCGCGGCAGGCGTTGAGGTCCTTGAGGCGCTGGCCAGGCGATCGGGCAGCTTTGCCCTGGACTTCAAGCATTTCGACTGGAACTCCGACAACTTCGTCAAGCACGGTCACTACATCCCTGACGGGGGCCTGGAGGAACTGAAAACCTTCGATTCGATCTTCTTCGGCGCCGTGGGCGCGCTCAATGTGCCCGACCATGTGTCGCTATGGGGGCTGCGCCTGCCCATCTGCCAAGGCTTCGACCAATATGCCAACGTGCGCCCGGCGCGCGTGCTGCCTGGGGTCAAGAGCCCGCTGCACAACGGCCAGGACATCGACTGGGTAGTGATCCGCGAAAACTCCGAGGGCGAGTATTCGGGCAACGGCGGCCGTGTTCACCGTGGCTTGCCGGAAGAAGTGGCCACCGAGGTGTCGGTGTTCACCCGCGTCGGGGTGGAACGCATTCACCGCTTCGCCTTCGAACTGGCACGCACCCGGCCCCGCAAGCAATTGACCCTGGTGACCAAATCCAACGCGCAGCGCCACGGCATGGTGCTCTGGGACGAAGTGTTCCACGAGGTGGCCAAGGACTTTCCCGACGTGCGCATCGACAAGGAACTGGTGGATGCGGTCACCACCCGCATGGTGCTCAAGCCCGGAACGCTGGATGTCATCGTGGCCACCAACCTGCACGCCGATATCCTCTCCGACCTGGCCGCGGCCTTGTCTGGCAGCCTGGGCATCGCGCCCACCGCCAACCTCAACCCTGGCAAGCAATTTCCCTCCATGTTCGAGCCTATCCACGGGTCGGCCTTCGACATCACCGGCAAGGGGGTGGCCAACCCCATCGCCACATTCTGGACCGCGGCCATGATGCTCGAGCACCTGGGCGAGGTGCAGGCCGCGCGGCAACTGATGTCGGCGATCGAAGCAGTGACGGAAGCGGGTGTGCACACGCCTGACCTGGGCGGCACAGCCACGACTCGGCAGGTGACCGACGCGGTGCTCGACCTGCTCAACCGCTGA